A region of Beijerinckia sp. 28-YEA-48 DNA encodes the following proteins:
- a CDS encoding helix-turn-helix domain-containing protein encodes MQHKSFANMSCPIARGLEHVGEWWSMLIMRDALNGLRRFDEFQSSLGIAPNMLTRRLNALVEAGLLERRPYSERPLRHEYAPTQRGRDFRPVLLALMSWGNRHFAPEGPRVTVIDTRTGKPVEPIFVDPATREPIQAPHYLVKNLSTGETKSRSAGPA; translated from the coding sequence ATGCAACACAAAAGCTTCGCCAATATGTCGTGCCCGATCGCCCGTGGCCTGGAACACGTCGGCGAATGGTGGAGCATGCTGATTATGCGCGATGCCCTCAACGGCTTGCGCCGCTTCGACGAATTCCAGTCCAGCCTCGGGATTGCCCCCAACATGCTGACGCGTCGGCTCAATGCCCTCGTCGAGGCCGGCCTGCTGGAACGTCGGCCCTATAGCGAGCGACCCCTGCGCCACGAATATGCGCCGACCCAGCGTGGTCGCGATTTCCGCCCCGTCCTGCTCGCCCTGATGTCCTGGGGCAACCGCCATTTCGCACCTGAAGGCCCCAGAGTGACCGTCATCGACACCCGTACCGGCAAGCCGGTTGAGCCCATCTTCGTCGATCCGGCGACCCGCGAGCCGATCCAGGCGCCTCATTATCTCGTCAAAAACTTGTCCACCGGCGAGACAAAGTCGCGTTCCGCAGGTCCGGCATGA
- a CDS encoding MaoC family dehydratase, whose translation MSQAKLEPMSGIRAPYYLDDFQVGQRFVTESHALDAAQIKAFAGEFDPQPFHLDEEAAKNTLFGGLAASGWHTMGITMKLLVGSGAPIAGGIIGAGAEVAWPRPTRPGDVLTVESHVMEVTPSKSRPDRGMVLMRNETKNQKGEIVQVMTAKLVVPRRSQ comes from the coding sequence ATGTCTCAGGCTAAGTTGGAGCCTATGTCGGGTATTCGCGCGCCGTATTATCTGGACGATTTCCAGGTCGGCCAGCGTTTCGTCACCGAGAGCCATGCGCTCGATGCAGCGCAGATCAAGGCTTTCGCGGGTGAGTTCGACCCGCAGCCTTTCCACCTCGACGAGGAGGCGGCGAAGAACACTCTGTTTGGCGGCTTGGCGGCGAGTGGCTGGCACACGATGGGCATCACCATGAAGCTGCTGGTTGGGTCTGGCGCGCCGATCGCTGGTGGCATTATCGGCGCCGGGGCGGAAGTCGCCTGGCCGCGTCCGACACGCCCAGGCGACGTGCTGACCGTGGAAAGCCACGTTATGGAGGTCACCCCGTCGAAGTCGCGCCCCGATCGCGGCATGGTGTTGATGCGCAACGAGACGAAGAATCAGAAGGGCGAGATCGTTCAGGTGATGACGGCGAAGCTCGTCGTGCCAAGACGGTCGCAATAA
- a CDS encoding zinc-binding dehydrogenase: MVEKVLAAVRTAPSKTEILEYPMPDVPVDGALMKMEVAGICGTDVKLYAHPPTKSPVIMGHENIGYIAKAGREFTRRKGFKEGDLVFVEHYVMCGKCEWCHRGEYRHCENTDWRNNPDSIRYGYTSAEKAPHLWGGFAQYVYLPWNSVVHHVPKGVSPELAGLVTPMANGIEWSLFEGGVGYNSTVLIQGPGQQGLSQTVICKQAGAKNIIITGTSKDGARLEVAKKLGADHTIDVQKEDPLEKIMQYTEGKGVDVVLDCTAGAGTVPILLGIEALKRKAGVMVVQGEMPEFPNFPIGKMTTKYITLRSARGHSYRACELALEQLASKRFPLELVTTHKFGLKDVDLAIRSVGNKDGAVKDVIHASLMPWM, from the coding sequence GTGGTGGAGAAGGTTCTCGCAGCTGTCAGAACTGCGCCAAGCAAGACCGAGATTCTTGAATATCCTATGCCCGACGTGCCCGTCGACGGCGCCTTGATGAAGATGGAAGTGGCTGGCATCTGCGGCACGGACGTGAAGCTCTATGCGCATCCGCCGACCAAATCGCCGGTGATCATGGGCCATGAGAACATCGGCTACATCGCCAAGGCTGGGCGCGAGTTCACCAGGCGCAAGGGTTTTAAGGAAGGCGATCTCGTCTTCGTCGAGCATTATGTCATGTGCGGCAAGTGCGAATGGTGCCATCGCGGCGAATATCGTCATTGCGAGAACACCGATTGGCGCAACAATCCCGACAGCATTCGCTATGGCTATACCTCGGCCGAAAAGGCGCCGCATCTGTGGGGCGGTTTCGCGCAATATGTCTATCTGCCGTGGAATTCGGTGGTTCACCATGTGCCCAAGGGCGTCTCGCCGGAACTCGCTGGCCTGGTAACGCCCATGGCGAACGGCATTGAATGGTCACTGTTTGAGGGCGGCGTCGGCTATAATTCGACGGTGCTGATCCAGGGGCCTGGCCAGCAGGGCTTGTCGCAGACGGTGATCTGCAAGCAGGCGGGCGCCAAGAACATCATCATCACCGGCACGTCGAAGGACGGCGCGCGTCTTGAAGTGGCCAAGAAGCTCGGCGCCGATCATACGATCGACGTGCAGAAGGAAGATCCGCTCGAAAAGATCATGCAATACACTGAAGGCAAGGGCGTTGATGTCGTGCTTGATTGCACGGCGGGCGCGGGCACCGTGCCGATCCTGCTTGGCATCGAAGCGTTGAAGCGCAAGGCCGGCGTCATGGTCGTGCAGGGGGAAATGCCGGAGTTTCCGAACTTCCCGATCGGCAAGATGACGACGAAATACATCACTTTGCGCAGCGCCCGTGGCCACAGCTACCGGGCTTGCGAACTGGCGCTGGAGCAGCTTGCTTCGAAGCGCTTCCCGCTGGAACTGGTGACGACCCATAAGTTCGGCCTGAAGGATGTCGATCTAGCCATCCGGTCCGTCGGCAACAAGGACGGCGCCGTGAAGGATGTGATCCATGCTTCGCTGATGCCGTGGATGTGA
- a CDS encoding 3-methyl-2-oxobutanoate hydroxymethyltransferase, with amino-acid sequence MSEPVTIPMLQQMKRDGKKSIGVVAWDYPTTRFAERAGVDFISIGDSVGANLWGHSNPLQVTLDEILVCCKAVRRAATRVLVSCDMPYGPLQEGVDSALKAAVRIVKEGGADMIKLDGAADYPEAVDALTRAGIPVFAQFGLTPQTALKLGIPYSAQNSADAQASAEAATRLVKEAKMLEEAGAALLDFTNSGPMAGKAVVDAVKIPVIGGFGGGPWLDGRVRLAQTVLGYGEKWLTSKTDTYFNTAQGTVDAFAALVADARAGKQIKG; translated from the coding sequence ATGTCCGAACCCGTCACCATTCCGATGCTGCAGCAGATGAAGCGCGACGGCAAAAAGAGCATCGGCGTTGTCGCCTGGGATTATCCGACGACACGTTTCGCTGAACGGGCCGGGGTCGATTTTATCTCGATTGGCGATTCCGTCGGCGCCAATCTGTGGGGCCACAGCAATCCACTGCAGGTGACGCTCGATGAAATTCTCGTCTGCTGCAAGGCGGTGCGGCGCGCTGCGACCCGCGTGCTCGTGTCCTGCGACATGCCCTATGGGCCGCTGCAGGAGGGGGTCGACAGTGCCCTGAAGGCGGCGGTGCGCATCGTCAAGGAAGGCGGTGCCGATATGATCAAGCTCGACGGCGCGGCCGATTATCCGGAGGCGGTCGACGCGTTGACGCGGGCTGGGATTCCGGTGTTCGCGCAGTTCGGCCTGACGCCGCAGACGGCGCTGAAACTTGGTATTCCCTACAGTGCGCAGAATTCCGCTGATGCACAGGCGAGCGCCGAAGCGGCGACGCGTCTGGTCAAGGAGGCGAAAATGCTCGAAGAGGCCGGCGCAGCCCTTCTTGACTTCACCAATTCCGGCCCGATGGCCGGCAAGGCCGTGGTGGACGCGGTGAAGATCCCGGTGATCGGTGGTTTCGGCGGCGGGCCGTGGCTCGATGGTCGTGTGCGTTTGGCACAGACCGTTCTCGGCTATGGCGAGAAATGGCTGACCTCGAAGACCGATACCTATTTCAACACGGCACAAGGCACGGTCGATGCCTTCGCGGCACTGGTTGCCGACGC